Proteins encoded together in one Carya illinoinensis cultivar Pawnee chromosome 3, C.illinoinensisPawnee_v1, whole genome shotgun sequence window:
- the LOC122303270 gene encoding uncharacterized protein LOC122303270 isoform X1, whose product MRFKEREKRKKLIVAASLEHSSSEEELSLETVQAREPSTPSAETPKPEASFEHFTSMEPEVAYRTTFSRQPVLGEREKIDMFTAKWEDSQSKLEHQLATIRSDCVQENDRLVKLSLDMRHVMEKQENVIDFDAEE is encoded by the exons ATGAGgtttaaagagagagaaaagaggaagaaattgATAGTGGCTGCCTCTCTAGAACATTCCTCAAGCGAGGAAGAGCTTTCACTTGAGACGGTGCAGGCTAGGGAGCCTTCAACCCCTTCTGCAGAGACTCCAAAGCCTGAAGCTTCCTTTGAACACTTCACTTCTATGGAACCTGAAGTGGCTTATAGAACCACTTTTTCTCGCCAGCCTGTCTTAGGTGAAAGAGAG AAGATTGATATGTTTACTGCCAAATGGGAGGACAGTCAGTCCAAGTTAGAGCACCAACTTGCTACTATACGTTCAGACTGTGTACAAGAAAATGATCGTCTTGTTAAGCTCTCCTTGGATATGCGGCATGTCATGGAGAAACAAGAGAATGTCATTGACTTTGATGCAGAGGAGTAG
- the LOC122303270 gene encoding uncharacterized protein LOC122303270 isoform X2, whose product MRFKEREKRKKLIVAASLEHSSSEEELSLETVQAREPSTPSAETPKPEASFEHFTSMEPEVAYRTTFSRQPVLGEREIDMFTAKWEDSQSKLEHQLATIRSDCVQENDRLVKLSLDMRHVMEKQENVIDFDAEE is encoded by the exons ATGAGgtttaaagagagagaaaagaggaagaaattgATAGTGGCTGCCTCTCTAGAACATTCCTCAAGCGAGGAAGAGCTTTCACTTGAGACGGTGCAGGCTAGGGAGCCTTCAACCCCTTCTGCAGAGACTCCAAAGCCTGAAGCTTCCTTTGAACACTTCACTTCTATGGAACCTGAAGTGGCTTATAGAACCACTTTTTCTCGCCAGCCTGTCTTAGGTGAAAGAGAG ATTGATATGTTTACTGCCAAATGGGAGGACAGTCAGTCCAAGTTAGAGCACCAACTTGCTACTATACGTTCAGACTGTGTACAAGAAAATGATCGTCTTGTTAAGCTCTCCTTGGATATGCGGCATGTCATGGAGAAACAAGAGAATGTCATTGACTTTGATGCAGAGGAGTAG